The nucleotide sequence GTGAATCAGATCTGAAAATGTTGATTGAACGACGAATTGTTGTACATGCCATAAGAATTAGGTTTCGTtgggtaaatattttgtatatatttctggCATTGTTGATAGTACCACAGGCTAAAAGGCCTGACCGACAAATATGGATTGATTTCTAGGTTTCTGGGCTTCAGAAAGAGAATATCAATAACCTCTGCCAAAATTGGCATGTTAAAGGTATGCGCCAATAATTATTCCACTCCACTGTTCTTCACTGGCTAGTCTTAGGTTTGTTTTTAGAATCTTGAATTACTCATTGAATGAAATGCAATATTTCCCACAAAAATTGGCCATATGATCAAAGAAGTGATAGACAAAgagttaaaaaattatattgaagtGTTCATTTTGTAACAGGTAAAAATCCACAAAACAAACGTCAGTGACAAAAACCATGTAATCTAATTATTCAATGTAAAAGTGCATAACATAAACAAGAAGGATCTTCATATGAAAAGACGATACAAGTTTCTTCCACATCTGTTCAACTGTatcatacctcaagcagctggaaGATAAAATGAATATTCATGCTATTCTAGAAAAACGCGTAAGTGTTCAACTCACCGTACACACACCTATGGATTTTTCTTGTgagctatattttcaatgttttaatgcGAATATCAACTAGAAGACACATGAAGTTAAGATCAAGCAAGTTTTTTGGAATAGGCTTAGAATGCTCTAAATGGCGTCACAAAAATCTAGTAAATTTACCAAGCgcctagaaaaaaaaagaaaagaagctaGAATGTAAATAGGAGAACCTGCATTTTGTTTTCAGCAAGCAGTAAACAGTGGTTGAGTATAGTCATACATTTTACTTCAGTGAAGTATTTGGAGTTGTGTTAGTTATCACACCTATACAGTTACTTGATTGACCAGCCATGGAACTGTACCAGTAGATTTATTTTGTGTTAGTAATATTACAATTCAAGTTTGCGTGATGTTCTTGTTCGTAAGCTTAGGACTAAAAATTACGAAAAAGTGTACAAGCATATAAAAGTATTCAGTGagaaataaactaactttttatCATTACATAGACTGgatttcaaattgtttttatcagataagttaatagaacccactcaACGAAGAATAATGTTACATGTAACATGCTCAACTgctaattaatatacacatattCATCAGGTTTAATAGTGTTAGGCTGTTCTCATTCATTAAATCTACATAGCTACACTACCCATGtagacagtgttactatatttTTAGGATtgcatacatatttataattgtCTCAACAATATGCCTATAATTTCTATAGGCCtagtatgatattaaaacatttaatatactattgaaaagtttttgtcacatctaatgtttcatttttataaatatcgaTCAAGGCAGTTATATTACTATTATTCTATGACCAGTCGTGTTGGCCCGGGAAGCCCAGTCGTGATGGCCAAATATGCCcatcctttcaaccgtgaggacgttataatgtgcgatcaagtagcccaagagttggcggtgagtggtgatgaccagctgctttctctctagtcttacactgctaaattagactcggctagcgcagatagccctcgaggagctttgcgcgaaattcaaaaaacaaaccaatcgtgTTCTTTATTACTCAAGTAACGATTTAGTAAACACTTAACACACTGAAAATAGATAGTTTTTGCTTTTGTATCTAATTTGCATAACATACATTTTGCATTTTCTGATGTTTCATATGTAAAAACActtaattgtaaatatatttttaaactaatgtaTTGTGTAATACCTATTCACACTGAAAAGAacgattttgtaaatatataaataatatgctgGTGTTTGTTCAGGCTGACagtgttaaaaacatatttaatgtaaTGACTATAGTTTAATCAAACCAAATCTAATGTATAATTTCATAAACATCGAATAAGACAGTTAGTACAGCCAACTGTGTTTGTAAATGTCGATTTAGTGTATATTTTCTACTGATTATCATTTTGCTTCTATACTTAATTTAAATCATATATGTTTTGCATTTTCTGATGTTTAATACAAGTGTAAAACAGTTCTTATTCACGTCTGTAACTAATATACTGTATAACATCTATTCGCCCTGAGGGACACTTAGTttatttaaatctctaaataatatattataatttcatgtGTAGTTTTATAAGTTGACTTGTTTTGTTAAAGTGTAAAGGAACTATGTACATAGTTAGGTTCAACCACAACTACTGTAGAAAACCTTacctttctgtaaatattttcgCAAGTCATTGTCTAGAGCTTGTTTCTTATCTTTTTCCTAAAAACTTGATAAGTGATATTCTTACAATTTGGGAAAATGAACATGTCTTTTTTGATccgccccccagtgacacagcggtatgtgaAACTATTAAATGAAACTTTGTATTTAGAACCTATACAATCCAGTTTGCCccgcagtggctcagcggtatgtctacggacttacaactctaaaaaccgggtttcgatacccgtggtgggcagagcacagacagcccattatgtagctttgtgcttaattcaaaacaacaacaacaatccagTTCAAACTGAGAAAGCTAACAAACGTTGATATTCTGTAAGTCACAtattcaaagaaaattagaatattcccAGTTGTATAAGCTTACAACACTTTTGCTGTGAAAACCCTCAATCAGTTTTAGGTATAAAGGATTAATATGAAAGGTTACACACTTAGTGAAATGTCTTTGTCTGTTATCAAGTAGTTTAATTTGACTTCAGAGTAAACGCATTTATTCAATCCACAACTCACATAATTATACAACAAGTCAACCACAATGACTAAGAAGCTTTCCAAACAAGGAATAAAGTGGTACAGATCTGGATAAGGTTACAAGCAAATTTCAAAGTTATTGATGATCCAATTGCGTACAATGAAGTACATCATTGAAAAGTGGAATGCACTGCATACTACCCAGACCAGAACGCCCTTTCAAACTAAGCAGCCAGACAAGCAGAAAAAGGTTAGGGATGCCACTATGAAGTCAACAGTGACTTTGAAAGGCTTGCAAAGTTACGCGGATATTATGAGAGTCAATGTTCACACACTGACAACATCCCAGTTCCTACACGAAGATGGCCTGTATGGGTAAGTAACAAGAAAGAAGTCGTTACTGAAAAAAATTCctattaaatttcatactgaatTTGCGACAAAGCATGTAAATGATACTGCAGAAATGTAGCAAAAGGTTCTGTGATCAAACAACACACAAATAGGGCTTTTTAATCTAAATTTAAAGTGTTACGTCTGGTGGGAGTCAAACACAGCAAATAACCCAGTTAAATCCATTCAAAGTATCAAACATGGTAattgtaatataatgttatgacGATTTTCATCATTAGGTAGATTGGGAAGCTTGTCAGGATTGAAGAGAAGATGGATGTGCAAAGAACAGACTAATCCTAGAGGAAAACTTGTTTAAGTAAGTCAAGAAGCTAAAACTGAGCCTTAAGTTCacatttcagaaagaaaattatcCGAACCACAAGGCCAAAGGCCACACTGAGGCGGTTTCAAAAGAAGCTAGTAAATGTCTTGGAGTGGCCCATTTAAAGTCCTCACTTCAATCCAGTATTCTTGAAGATTGCAATCCATCCACGAACTTGTCAGAATTAGTGAAATTATACCGGAAAGAATGGGCAAAAATTATACTATACCATTGGGCAAAGCTGGTTGAAACTTTAATGATCGAACTTACTACTGTATGTGTAAAGgaagttgaatattaaaaaagtgttcaaagaaaatatacaaattgaaatTTGCTGACTCAATCCGTATTCATTCTCCTAACTTAACACTTGGTTGAAGCACTTTTGGCAGCAATTAATGCTACGAGTCTTTATGGATAGGTGTTTACCAGACCTTCGGAACGGTATTGACTAGGTGATGTGCTGTCTTGGGGTTTTGCTTAACACTTTGAATTTAGACGAAAGAGCTCAAATTTTGTCTTGTCTGACCACAAAATCCTTGACCACGTGTTTGCCATATCATTTACATGCTTcgtaacaaatgaaatataaaagtcAGGATTTTGTTTGGGAGGAGTACTAGCTTCACACTTGCTTCTCACCCATACAGACCAGCTTTGTGTAGAGACTGGGTATTGCAATGAACACTTCCATCTTTCAAAATCACTTTTAACTTCACAGTGGCATTCCTAAACAGCTTTCTGCTTCCGTGGCTACTTAGTTGGAAACAGCAGTCTGATCTGGGTAATGACTAGATAGTATGAAGAACATTCTACTTCTTAATGATGGGCTTCACCATACTCAAAGGGATAATCATCAATTTTAGAATTCTCTTATAGTCTTATCTTGATCTCCACCACTTTATCCCCGATTTGTTTGGAAAGTTCCTTGGTCGTCATGGTTGGTTTGTTGTATCATTGAGTGAGTTGTGACTTAAACAGATATGTTTACTCTGAATGCAAGTTAAACCGCTGTGCTTACACACAGACAaaaaccattttattataattgaCCTTGCTATGTATACCTCCAAAAGTAGGATCTTGGAAACTAAAGCACCAGTCATTAACGATCACAActgggtaatatttttaaaagtaggaAGTATTTGTATGGCTGTGGAAGAGCaaggcactttcattgataactgtatctacaaagaaatatttcaggAAAATATATTCTGTGAGGATagcacatttttaaattaaaatttcaataaaatatttttttctcctgGATTGTGAACATTATTGAATGCCAAATATGAgtacattgttgtagaactgTTAGGCAATTCTAGAAAAGCTTACAGGCCCACTAACAGGAACTAGCAACTTACCTATCCAAAGGGCGGGTATTTTTGATAGTTACACTAATTTTGTAACCTTTCAAACTAATCTTTTGCATCTAAACTAATTTAGGGTTGCTATAGAAAAAGAGCTGGATATTTATGCAAGCGTGAATCTAGCTTACTTACATAAAATTAGCCTTTTTTAGTTTGGAGTAGACTGTGTAATTCTAAATACTAAGTCCCATTTGAGTTTCATGATCGCAAACTCAGATGGCAATACAATGTGAAAACTCTGCAGACGTGAATACTTCTGCAAGGCACTGTATTAAAACGTCTCGTGATAAATCCGCAATCAGTATGCTCGTCAAATATTGATTACacattattgttgtaaaaatatattctgtaacAATATATCGTTAGTGTTGGActtataaaatgtgaaacaataatcacttgatttataatcaaagatcattttaatattatgattGTCAATTTTGTATAGCAACAATGATTTATTTGATATTgaacactaaaatataaaattttgcgGTTATGTCCATTTGTGAAAACCGTgtttttgatacccttggtggtcAGAGTatagatagaccattgtgtagtctGTACTTAATTCCTTACAAACAAACAtctgtgaaaaatgtatttaatgctTTGATGAACTAACATgattaaatgttacaatataatagcgtttctaatatgtctacaAATATTCAATATGTACATTTGAATCAATATAAAGTGATTTAACTTTGGTCTTCTAcacatcattataaataagaataacatatttcacaaaaaaGGGCATATATCTGAGTGTTCCaatgtttggtttttaattcCAGACCTTTATTTCAGtggttagttggttggtttggtgttttatggcaaaaagccgctaggctatctgcgccaaacatccggtaaaaagttaaaactaaagtaaatttagaataatttataaaagaaaattaaggtaagataaaacaatgttaaaaaaaacaaaaatagcattaaaatCAATGCTTACtactagtctacagcagtaacagaaaaactacagtaacacaaattgtaaaggacttactgtaacataattataattatcataacttgccaggaaaactaacaggtaagttcaaaaaccaccttcagtcacctgaagttggcccttccagtcctggttccgagttatttgacgttatggccattttctgaaagtagagtaataaaagttttaaaagactcgcagcaaaattgtaaatataactCTAAAGGATGATTAACGggcagttcaaacagcagcgtcagtcacctgaagttggcctttccagtcctggtttcgagttatttgacgttacgaccattttctaatttcaaatcgaactagatggactttcgTTCTTAAGAGGGaactacattaaaaaaggtctaatgtataaatttaaaaaatcttaaacagcattaaaaagattaatggcatttaaaaaaactaaaaaaatttcaAAGGTGGACAGCATCACCATAACCAATAACACCATTTAACGACGGCAagacaagacagtaaaatgtgatttattgtgacctgagtgatGCACAGACAACATActgatgcatcagtcccagataaaagaaaacgatgagttaaaaaactgtgaccaatgcagagtacagttagaacaacttcttctTTTTGATCCTTACGGAAACACGCCGGCCAAAGtttaatatagggttttatttggaaaagcttgttttcacgttgctcactccaagtcgactcccaaatggcatggagccgagccttgaacaaagaaccatagtccacgtatggaacaggcacagcagtgatagtgccagagcagatagatttagctgcggtatCAGAGAGCTTGTTACCGCGAATACCAACgaggcctggtatccagaaaaactagatagaagtacatgttaaagagaaatgggccagtcggttttgaatatcagcgagaacagggtgtaatccaccatgaagcgattccagggccagtagagaactaagcaagtcagtataaatcatgCAGTTCGACTACTGCTgagtttctatgtgatccagggcaagagaaatagcatacagtttggcagtgaacacagaagttgtagagggaattctgcatgcaaccactgaactacaacaaaccatggcagagcccacacaatcacctaacttcgaaccatctgtataaagaggaatggaaggatggttcaaaagatgttcagcaaatagcagacagtatttccaatcaggagtgtctactattctcagatgacttaaagataagtcacaaatggggactgtaagaagccatggtggaatgggctgaccagaggatacagcaatgttatccaaggacatttccaattcatctaactgtgcctggatacgaaggccacaAGGagacaatggcagaccatctggtctgaaaaagcatggcccatcgaggaaggaaaacacaacctcaggtgggatgctttggtaaggaacgaagtttcgaagcatatagtaaagacagttgcaaatggcagaggtgcaaagaaggttcaagAGACTCTATGAATAAGCTCTGAACTGgtgaagtgcagaaagccccagtgcagagccgaggTCTTGGCATAGCCATAGACCAgcgatccatagtcgagtttcaatcaaataagagcacgatatatctttaacataaaatattgatCTGCTCTCTAAGTTGTGGAAAAGAGGACACGAAGAattttcagtgctcttgtacatttgacctgcagctgcttgatgtataaaggtcagcttacgttCATAGATAAGTCCccgaactttgtctcaggaaccacaggcagcacaacttcaccaatacagagttcaggatcagggtgaatacccaatttgcagcaaaagtgcatgcaaatggttttagagagaagTCAAAGccaccatttgctgtggtccacttcagtaaacgattcaGGATAGTccgtagctgccgctcaatatacctcatgtttgacgactgataTGAGacgtgaaagtcgtcaacataaaacccatttgcaacagtaagagggagttgtttagtgatgatattaatctttatgctgaaaagtgtgacactcaaaacacagccctgagggactccaagttcctgcagtaaagaacaggaaagtgttgaacccatatgaacttggaatctcctgtctattaaaaaaaactttaataaaaatgtgcaaatggtCACGTAACCCATGTATGATACAacgtatcataagccttttcaatctCGAAGAATAGCAAGATTAGCAGGATATAGATGATGCAGCATTTCATAGTTTACATCTCAAGTCCAACCTATGTTCTGCGAGACTGAtgaagtttgagttccaccaatgtaaaggattgattagtcatagagacaatcagctcgaaaggaaagaggtgattgctctgcctgagtcttgatggctaagaaagtggagAAAGAAGTacaagtgctagatacccagtaaaagctttcacctaaagtatcggcaatgctccaggtatcagctacttcctggccatcagagaacaagatcgagaaggggacaaaattatattgcccactgacctttcgaatcttgtcccatatgattttggaaatggtgatagaagatatgctggttgtgaacttaatccaaggaTCCCTCTGGCTTTGActtcttacccaccgagcatgtgcataggcctgctggaaagcgatgtggtgcaagagtgtgggatatctacgaaaagtatcctgGTCCGTTTTTAAGCCTTCTGTGTCATGTGACAGGCAGTGTTCCTGTCATGAATATCATGgtaaatgtgtcaaggttttaggaacaCAATGAgtagctgcctgtataatacagtctgTTACTGcggccacacagtcatctactgatggcttacagacgatggcacgATCAAGTTCTatgaaagcagtgaaagagggccagtttgcttgatccagcttccactggggcacgcagatcgggtggcatcaaccatagCCAgtatctctcaaaattataggaaaatgatcactgcctcatggattattgtcaaccctccatgaaaaatgggagaatagtgaatgggagcaaattaagagatcaatatcagtaaaggactgactaggtgcatgaaaataagtagaagaaccgcttttgaaaagaaaaagtttGTGATCAGTGAGCATAAGCTCTACAGAACGACCCTTCAATATCAATATCACTAtgaatatcagcacttccccagaggggatgatgaccattaaagtcccccaggactAAAAAGGAGACGGCAactcaatgagagcatcaaggtctgattgatcatatatcTCTACAAaaaacagatagagagaacaaagattgatggtatgacccaaggaaacacggatgactatggcctccaagggtgtgttgagtggcaaagacagggtggacacataCTAATctaccaacagtgccacccctccatgcactcgtccattacacagcctgtcatttctgtacaaagaaaactgcagaaaggtgactgtatcggcaggtttcagaagggtttcctgtaaggaaaggcatacaagatggtaggaagGGGAGtattgatgtcatccagattagaacgtaaaccttgacagttctattgtatcaaggtggccatttttacttatgtttaggcgaattgggtggagaacccttctgtttatggcCACacctttttctttactgtctttattcaagggaggtctattgacctccatggatacTGCCCTAAgtcgactgggcaggtctttgctgttggaagagtattccagtgactgaggatgcgaacaaatgatcgttttgcatcttggggtggaagaaaATGATGTAttcaaggaaatgcctgtacccagaaccaggAAAGAGATGGGTGTTAAGTTGATTCATcaccttttttaaccatggaggccAAAATGGAGAATGATTTTTGGaggcttatttgtttgttttgaattttgcacaaagctactcgagggctatctatgctagctgtccctagtttagcagtgtaagactagagggaaggcagctagtcatcaccacccaccgccaactcttgggctactcttttaccaacgaatagtgggattgaccgtcacattataacgccccacggctgaaagggcgagcatgtttggcgcgacggggatgcgaacccgcgaccctcagattacgagtcgcacactttaacccgcttggccatgccgagcctttttggaggcacagagagatctgtctgcactctcactgtagtagtGTTActaagtgcagcagcatacgtccgagatgaagtggtggacaacagctttcgagcctcaggatacataatgttatgaatcgttttcaaatgctgcacctctttttcttccaacaatttagggcaagaacgaaagtaggatgggcaAGAGCCATTGTAAATGACGCAATGAGGGTACATTTATCACTCAGAGGCATCACAATCCTTGCCACAATGAGCAGATGTCAAGAAACCACAATGcaatgtctttgagtgaccataccgctgacactggaaacatttgagaggttgtggaatgtatggctgtaccctgcaattaagataacctgctttgatagTGACAGGTGGACGTAGTGATGTGAGcatcagaatgaggacattggtcggcatcataattccatctttgcaagtggattTTGAGGCATGTAtctatgcctcactgcagaaacgccTTGAGTGGAGAatccagtgagaatctctgacttggggatgttcttcaaatccctctcaacaataactcctcatgatgaattcccAATCGCCTTTCaatgcaagaagagttcactatgttgacacgtggatgtttccaccaatatgtcaccagatcaaaggttctttactgactttggagaaccagcaagtccttctagtcccttctgaatggaaaagggaaacatttgccctaaaggtttgtctgaaagagaaggtaggataagaaaatgaggtacaacagatgttgaagattgctgctcaaatcttcaagatgtggtcgtttactcatggactgttttttcactattttatttaagtttttatttggagaatccaaaaaaaaaaggaaattttggtgcccactgaccccactcaccatgagGGGATGCATTACAATGTCAAAAAAGGACACAGCAGCAATGccaggtttcgtgagcactatacccaaacacaagcatcagatacaatgtccacaacacccgttgagaacttccaacattggtacttggttgactctagcccaagtggaccagccagcTGACCCAAGGGTGGCCTCACCAAGTCTGcccatctacaagaattcaaggcaaaagtagtgtgttagggttggacctctcaaccaccaggattctctcctccccttcatgggttgccacacacagcaaacatgtgggcagatgtttggatcccagaggaggtaaactgaaagaacagaaccttccctgggaggtcccctcaccatgtacaggaattcaTACATAAGGGCTTCCTGGTTGACCCTGCTCTtattagtatataaatatatctgatGCTTGAGCAGAAATTACTTCATAAGCTACATGTGAGACCGAGAGTTGCTTTTCACAAAGCTTCTCACGTATTATTGATGGAGGTCATTTATTAGTGAAATTACCAACTGGCAATAACTACAAAACAATATCAGGACTCATCATCAACTGAATACATAACTGTTTGAAAAAGAACAGCCTGCTTTCTAGACAATACACTATGTTTCATGCATTGGTTCCAACCACAGTAAATGGTGATAATACACTAAATTTTGACCATAGTAGACCACAGAACACACGTGTATCCTGGAGAAGATGTATATTCCTCCTCAAATTTATTCTTCCTAAACTAGCTACTATTGTAtactttttacacagaaattcTGTGTATCTGTTACACAGATAGTAATCTTAATTTAGAAAAGTCTGTTACATCATTGAACATCCAAGATCACCTGCTACTTGACATGTATCCTTTTCTGGGATCAAACTTCATATAAAGATATGGAATGGACAAAACCTTCATACTGTCAGTGAAGATTAACAAGGTTGTGTTGCCAACCACCATGGGATCCAGAATTCAGTAAAACTAGATACGTAGAGATGATGAACAGGTCCATAACAACagtttgatgttaaaaaaaaacaattggcTTTGGATGAGCTAGAAAAGTCCATAAAGATGATACAGTTATGATATTATTCCACTCAATGGTTTTAAAAATTTTTCCTCTGTCTATTTACCTTATTTGCAATACACCACTGCTGTCAAATgcaatatttttgtagttttctttttttatatatttttgtttattctgcaGTTGATGTAACTCTTATGACACCCCTAGCAACTTGTGGCAAAATAAAGTTTGGAGAAACCACTGACTTAGGTACAACATGATACAAGGCAGTAAAATTGCTTACAGCTATGCAATCAATACAGAAGCCCAAGAAAGGTCTGATTATTGGCTATCAGTAAAAACTGGTACAGAGGATTGAA is from Tachypleus tridentatus isolate NWPU-2018 chromosome 2, ASM421037v1, whole genome shotgun sequence and encodes:
- the LOC143244628 gene encoding uncharacterized protein LOC143244628, producing MLRNFVPYQSIPPEVVFSFLDGPCFFRPDGLPLSPCGLRIQAQLDELEMSLDNIAVSSGQPIPPWLLTVPICDLSLSHLRIVDTPDWKYCLLFAEHLLNHPSIPLYTDGSKLGDCVGSAMVCCSSVVACRIPSTTSVFTAKLYAISLALDHIETQQ